In a single window of the Grus americana isolate bGruAme1 chromosome 31, bGruAme1.mat, whole genome shotgun sequence genome:
- the NEUROD4 gene encoding neurogenic differentiation factor 4 — translation MAEGNEGSSKRAQRPEMTKTYAKPKEMAELVNTQAWMGETLSSKDELKEDDGRQGPFGLMSGLNEEHNSIEEEEEEEDDGEKPKRRGPKKKKMTKARLERFRARRVKANARERTRMHGLNDALDNLRRVMPCYSKTQKLSKIETLRLARNYIWALSEVLETGQTPEGKSFVEMLCKGLSQPTSNLVAGCLQLGPQTLFLEKHEEKSPVCESAISSHSFSYQSPGLPSPPYGTMETHLLHLKPPTFKSLVDASFGNHPSDCTTPPYEGPLTPPLSISGNFSLKQDGSPDLDKSYTFMAHYPSVSLSGAHGHASHFQNTVPRYEIPIDMSYESYPHHVAGPQLNAIFNE, via the exons ATGGCAGAGGGAAACGAAGGTTCAAGCAAACGTGCTCAG AGACCAGAGATGACCAAGACATATGCCAAGCCCAAAGAGATGGCGGAGCTTGTGAACACCCAAGCCTGGATGGGTGAAACCTTGAGCTCCAAAGATGAGCTGAAAGAAGACGATGGCAGGCAAGGTCCTTTTGGATTGATGTCTGGCTTGAATGAAGAGCACAACAGCattgaggaagaagaggaggaagaggatgatggGGAAAAGCCGAAGAGAAGAGGaccaaagaagaagaaaatgaccAAGGCGAGGTTGGAGCGGTTCAGGGCCCGGCGGGTGAAGGCCAACGCCCGGGAGCGCACGCGGATGCACGGTCTGAATGATGCTCTCGACAACCTGAGGAGGGTGATGCCCTGCTACTCCAAGACTCAGAAATTGTCCAAGATTGAGACATTGAGGCTTGCAAGGAACTACATCTGGGCTCTGTCTGAGGTGCTTGAGACGGGGCAGACTCCAGAAGGGAAGAGCTTTGTGGAGATGCTCTGCAAGGGCTTGTCCCAGCCCACCAGCAACCTGGTGGCTGGCTGTCTGCAGCTGGGACCGCAGACCTTGTTCCTGgagaaacatgaagaaaagtCCCCGGTGTGTGAATCGGCCATATCCAGCCACTCCTTCAGCTACCAGTCCCCAGGGCTCCCAAGCCCACCCTATGGGACCATGGAAACACATCTGCTGCATTTAAAGCCTCCAACCTTCAAGAGCTTGGTGGATGCTTCCTTTGGAAACCACCCCTCTGACTGCACCACTCCCCCCTACGAGGGTCCCCTGACGCCGCCCCTGAGCATCAGCGGGAACTTCTCCTTGAAGCAAGATGGGTCTCCAGACCTGGATAAATCCTACACCTTCATGGCCCACTATCCCTCAGTCAGCCTGTCTGGAGCACATGGACATGCCTCTCACTTCCAAAACACAGTGCCCCGCTACGAGATCCCCATAGACATGAGCTACGAGTCCTACCCGCACCACGTGGCCGGGCCTCAGCTCAACGCCATCTTCAATGAATAG
- the ENDOU gene encoding uridylate-specific endoribonuclease: protein MKTWILLVGAGIALGCVSGNLYTASDSCEGRCEEPYSEEDVCHCNADCERYHNCCEDYYARCRPGGEWAEMAAHTHEGFSSSQDAITNEDLLHVSEQLYKADQNKARPTDIALNPQYQASPDETGDQEDHSPQPLYKYVNEELFSKPTYASFIKLLDNYQRATGREEDVTAEELREQDNFLKEVMKTELMKKLFAFLHKKNRYGSEQEFVADLKEMWFGLYSRGDGKQDSSGFEHVFSGEVKKGKVSGFHNWIRFYLLEKQGIVNYFSHNFNGPWDTYPDVLGLQFSWDGFYKEVGSAFIGCSPEFEFGLYTLCFIARPGRACHLSLGGYSLSIQTYAWTKSTYGNGQKYIATAYVMSP from the exons ATGAAGACCTGGATCCTCCTTGTCGGGGCAGGAATTGCCCTGGGCTGCGTGTCTGGCA ACCTGTACACGGCCTCCGACTCCTGTGAGGGACGCTGCGAGGAGCCCTACAGCGAGGAGGACGTGTGCCACTGCAACGCCGACTGCGAGAGGTACCACAACTGCTGCGAGGATTACTACGCGCGCTGCCGACCCG GTGGAGAATGGGCCGAGATGGCAGCTCACACCCACG AGGGTTTCTCCAGCAGCCAGGATGCCATCACCAACGAGGACCTCCTGCACGTCTCGGAGCAGCTTTACAAAGCGGATCAAAACAAAGCCCGGCCGACCGATATCGCCCTTAACCCCCAGTACCAGGCTTCCCCCGACGAGACGGGTGACCAGGAGGACCACTCCCCGCAGCC GCTCTACAAATACGTCAATGAGGAGCTCTTCTCCAAACCCACCTACGCAAGCTTCATTAAACTGCTGGACAACTACCAGAGGGCgactggcagggaggaggacgTGACGGCGGAGGAGCTGAGGGAGCAGGACAATTTCCTCAAGGAGGTGATGAAAACCGAGCTCATGAAGAAactctttgctttcctccacAAAAAAA ATCGCTATGGCTCTGAGCAGGAGTTTGTTGCTGATTTGAAGGAGATGTGGTTTGGCCTCTACTCCAGAGGTGACGGCAAGCAGGATTCGAGCGGTTTCGAGCATGTCTTCTCAG GGGAggtgaaaaaagggaaagtgtCTGGATTTCACAACTGGATTCGCTTCTACCTCCTTGAAAAGCAGGGCATCGTCAACTACTTCAGCCACAACTTCAACGGGCCG TGGGACACCTACCCCGACGTGCTGGGGCTGCAGTTCAGCTGGGATGGATTTTACAAGGAGGTGGGCTCTGCCTTCATCGGCTGCAGCCCCGAGTTCGAGTTTGGTCTGTACACGTTGTGCTTCATCGCACGTCCTGGGCGGGC ATGTCACCTGAGCCTGGGCGGCTACAGCCTCAGCATCCAGACCTACGCCTGGACCAAGTCCACCTATGGCAATGGCCAGAAGTACATCGCCACCGCCTACGTGATGTCGCCCTGA